One Phocaeicola dorei genomic region harbors:
- a CDS encoding RagB/SusD family nutrient uptake outer membrane protein, with translation MKILNIKRTVLASLGAIILNGATVSCSDIFDKQPLDKVSDQTFWKNEKDAIMAWTACYNHGSGWVSNTFWAPRTMLWLDLMAGFGGEGEGRPDGVTDGSLTSSYWVTNEYWSQTYKTIVTCNNFLDHIDDIDMDTTIKKRMIADVRTLRAYHYFYLATFWGDVPLVTTVLSMEEANSVSRTPVNEVWSFVENELKESALSLPVTLPDSELGKMTQGTAYAILGRVLMGQKKWADAASIYKKIIDSDVYIIEPDFQKLFWEQSEYSKEILLASQYVENDFYHVLPQYLYPQANGGWHSYNPYNELVKRFECIDGETIEESPLYDEDNPYDNRDPRLLYTVMVNGKSSFQGKVFISDPFSDSPDRFGRYAVWTGYCIAKFLDGGFEGNLMNYGGNFTLIRYPEILLSYLEAKMEAGDVITQSLLNETINKVRGRASVNMPAVTETNVDALRNIIRRERTVEFAFEGLHYYDILRWGTASEELNRQFTGMKLTTDPENYTASAVDENGYAICSRRVFTPGKSELWPIPLSEIQLNPNLVQNPGY, from the coding sequence ATGAAAATTTTAAATATAAAACGTACAGTATTGGCTTCTTTGGGAGCAATAATTTTGAATGGGGCAACGGTGTCTTGTTCTGATATTTTTGATAAGCAACCTTTAGATAAAGTTTCTGACCAAACTTTTTGGAAAAATGAAAAAGATGCGATAATGGCTTGGACAGCTTGTTATAATCATGGCAGTGGTTGGGTTAGTAATACTTTCTGGGCTCCTAGAACTATGCTTTGGCTAGATTTAATGGCTGGTTTTGGCGGTGAAGGTGAGGGGCGTCCTGACGGTGTGACTGATGGTTCTTTAACATCTTCTTATTGGGTGACAAATGAATATTGGAGTCAGACTTATAAAACTATTGTAACTTGCAATAATTTTTTGGATCACATTGATGATATTGATATGGATACCACAATTAAAAAACGAATGATTGCAGATGTTCGTACATTACGTGCTTATCATTATTTTTATTTAGCTACGTTTTGGGGAGATGTTCCTCTTGTGACTACTGTGCTCTCAATGGAAGAAGCAAATAGTGTAAGTCGAACTCCGGTAAATGAAGTATGGAGTTTTGTAGAAAATGAATTAAAAGAAAGTGCTTTGTCGCTTCCTGTGACTTTGCCTGATTCTGAATTAGGGAAAATGACTCAGGGAACAGCTTATGCCATTTTGGGACGTGTGTTGATGGGACAGAAAAAATGGGCAGATGCTGCGTCTATTTATAAAAAGATAATAGATTCGGATGTCTATATTATTGAACCGGATTTTCAAAAACTATTTTGGGAACAGAGTGAATATAGCAAAGAAATTCTTTTAGCTTCACAATATGTAGAAAATGATTTTTACCATGTATTGCCGCAATATTTATATCCTCAAGCAAATGGTGGGTGGCATTCATATAATCCTTACAATGAATTAGTAAAGAGGTTTGAATGTATAGATGGAGAAACTATTGAGGAATCTCCTTTATATGATGAAGATAATCCTTATGATAATCGTGATCCGCGTTTGCTTTATACTGTAATGGTTAATGGCAAAAGTTCATTTCAAGGAAAGGTTTTTATTTCAGACCCTTTTAGTGATTCTCCTGATCGTTTTGGAAGATATGCTGTATGGACTGGATATTGTATTGCAAAATTTTTGGATGGTGGTTTTGAAGGAAATTTAATGAACTATGGTGGTAACTTTACGCTGATTCGTTACCCGGAAATCTTATTAAGTTATTTGGAAGCTAAAATGGAGGCCGGTGATGTGATAACACAATCTTTATTGAATGAGACAATAAATAAAGTGAGAGGGCGTGCTTCTGTTAATATGCCAGCTGTAACAGAAACAAATGTAGATGCATTAAGAAATATAATTCGCAGAGAACGTACTGTGGAATTTGCATTTGAAGGCTTGCATTATTATGATATCTTAAGATGGGGTACGGCATCAGAAGAGTTGAACAGACAATTTACAGGAATGAAGTTGACAACAGATCCTGAAAATTATACAGCCAGTGCAGTAGATGAAAATGGCTATGCTATTTGTTCTAGAAGAGTATTTACTCCTGGTAAAAGCGAGTTATGGCCCATACCTTTATCTGAAATTCAGTTAAATCCTAATCTAGTTCAGAATCCAGGATATTAA
- a CDS encoding glycoside hydrolase family 97 protein, with product MKLLKILCLVFIVVLFSACQPTTLDTVSPDGNLKITVKPVMTNSYGEIVFTVSYKGDSILCQSKLGIETEKQKFTTNQRIKSVSDIKYIVDDYRMITGKRSLCINKASERTYFLENDKGQILRVIFRVYNDGIAFKYNLDTIVTREHIIDEYTTYTIPRGTKRWMQQYDVSYECFFPMSTDGKLVGHPEVNLWGYPGLVEPRDSVFMLITEANIRRGHCGSLLYNGDNPDNYQVRLADNNMLMQASSWDSPWRLLIVGTLADVVESTLVTDVSDPSKVRNTEWINSGIASWIYWAYNHGTKDYQKVKDYTDLAADMKWPYTLIDWEWNEMGNGGNIQDAVKYALKKGVKPLMWYNSSTAWIGPGPLFRLNKKEDREREYKWLSDMGVAGIKVDFFSGDSVTTMNYFIDLLEDAVQYKLMLNFHGATLPRGWQRTYPHMMSVEGVYGAEWYNNNSMLTERAAEHNATLPFTRNVVGPMDYTPGTFSDSQYPHITSYSHELALPIIFESALQHMPDKPSVYYALPEEVRKLLSELPTSWDDTKLLSGYPGVEVVMARRKSDVWYIAGINGTDEARMLSVRLEELYNKGDKITLFSDGSSDKDIFIEKNIILSEKTQNMEIKCLPRGGFVMVLNYDI from the coding sequence ATGAAATTACTGAAAATATTATGTTTGGTATTCATTGTCGTGCTATTTAGTGCATGTCAGCCCACAACACTGGATACAGTATCTCCTGATGGAAATCTAAAAATAACAGTGAAACCTGTAATGACTAATTCTTATGGGGAGATAGTTTTTACAGTGAGTTATAAAGGAGATAGTATTCTTTGTCAATCCAAATTAGGGATTGAAACTGAAAAACAAAAGTTCACAACAAATCAGAGAATAAAGTCGGTTTCTGATATAAAATATATAGTTGATGATTATAGGATGATAACTGGCAAACGGAGTCTTTGTATAAACAAGGCTTCTGAGAGAACCTATTTTTTGGAAAATGATAAAGGACAGATTTTGAGAGTCATATTTAGAGTATATAATGACGGGATTGCTTTTAAATATAATCTTGACACTATTGTAACACGAGAACATATTATTGATGAATATACTACCTACACTATACCGAGAGGAACTAAAAGATGGATGCAACAATATGACGTTTCTTATGAATGTTTTTTCCCGATGTCAACTGATGGAAAGTTGGTTGGGCATCCAGAGGTTAACCTTTGGGGATATCCTGGACTTGTAGAGCCACGAGATTCTGTATTTATGTTGATAACGGAAGCCAATATTAGACGTGGTCATTGTGGCTCTCTTTTATATAATGGAGATAATCCAGATAATTATCAAGTACGCTTAGCAGATAATAATATGCTTATGCAAGCATCGTCATGGGACTCTCCTTGGAGATTACTTATTGTTGGAACATTGGCGGATGTTGTGGAGTCTACATTGGTGACAGATGTTTCTGATCCTTCTAAAGTGAGAAATACGGAATGGATAAATAGTGGTATAGCATCATGGATATATTGGGCATATAACCATGGTACAAAGGATTATCAGAAAGTCAAGGATTATACTGATTTGGCTGCTGATATGAAATGGCCTTATACTTTGATTGACTGGGAATGGAATGAAATGGGGAATGGAGGAAATATTCAAGATGCTGTAAAGTATGCTTTGAAAAAAGGAGTTAAACCGTTAATGTGGTATAATTCTAGTACTGCTTGGATTGGCCCCGGCCCTCTTTTCCGATTAAATAAAAAAGAAGATAGAGAAAGAGAGTATAAATGGTTGAGTGATATGGGAGTTGCAGGTATTAAAGTGGATTTTTTCTCAGGTGACAGCGTTACTACAATGAATTATTTTATTGATTTGCTTGAAGATGCGGTACAGTATAAATTAATGCTTAATTTCCATGGAGCTACCCTTCCTCGTGGATGGCAACGTACTTATCCTCATATGATGTCAGTTGAGGGTGTATATGGTGCGGAATGGTATAATAATAATTCGATGCTGACCGAGCGGGCAGCAGAACATAATGCAACTTTACCTTTTACAAGGAACGTAGTGGGACCTATGGATTATACTCCGGGAACATTTTCTGATTCGCAGTATCCACACATTACTTCCTATAGCCACGAGTTGGCATTACCAATAATTTTTGAATCAGCTTTACAACATATGCCGGACAAACCTTCTGTTTATTATGCATTGCCAGAGGAAGTCCGGAAACTTCTATCGGAATTACCAACTTCGTGGGATGATACAAAACTTTTATCTGGTTATCCTGGTGTGGAAGTGGTAATGGCACGACGCAAAAGCGATGTTTGGTATATTGCAGGTATTAATGGTACTGATGAAGCTAGAATGCTTTCTGTAAGATTGGAGGAGTTGTATAATAAGGGAGATAAAATAACTTTGTTTAGCGATGGCTCTTCTGATAAAGATATCTTTATAGAAAAAAATATTATATTATCTGAGAAAACACAGAATATGGAAATAAAATGTCTTCCTCGTGGTGGATTCGTGATGGTCTTAAATTATGATATATAA
- a CDS encoding two-component regulator propeller domain-containing protein yields MKNIGRILLPIIILLLTVRINAVPVKAFDMIVRSLPNSEQLPTKELLCIFQDSEGYMWYGTEGGGLCRDDGYIVKVFRSDFKNPGVLENNSVTCITEDSEGKIWFGTKRGVYILSKTDYEIRALADETIKSWTITTMTATSDGMIWISTNRHLFRYNALGERTGKYILTWKGQENTVNSIYEDKKKKVWVTQAKGGLFCYDKVKDSFISYPWPYEEYPTSMTEDHNTPYYWVTTWGKGIVRFDPKAQDTDKMFGLQTVDNASSNSDTRKLHHIIQDSVKGYLWVTAADNLYAYKITADASLDKVDLSRLLSADRKILTKILSDQSGNLWVTGYYPSSFIISFLPNEVLPLSMEGVKQNLGVIASPMQFSQEKNYYWIRQKKLGLYAYDPQRDRISVVENDRELSFFFERPSDREGLYMVRDHSVILIRYKENRLFESIVCAIPIKQGERIRALHDDHHGNLWIGTTYHLFRYSLEEDRLTTVCDDVSFINAIVSSNEGVVYFATESRGLWRISGESRLQIKDTGENYSVLTVAPDNNLWVGTKQGNVYSYSPDTNDFISRTKDCGLTGDAVLDIKSDDNGNLWILTSQRVMVYHPGTHIFNMMSCTDSWINLEDFQSLYKDPRGEMSVGGRGGIVTFPHYNEKKRRIPEPVVRLTSIKMNNLSEIGVDNQEKIRLSPHERNVELFFSTFDHLNTNKVRYAYRYKQRNDKWVTLPAGKNSIGLSDLSKGEFELEVRATDENGLWSKSTLTVMIQCLPAWYETGWAYLFYVLVVLSVVWGLGRMYMKLRKPIVAQTVLPLEQNPEQRHEIDPLPEEEKVEANSISASDEQLIKKALDMVEKNLSNPEYSIEDLSRDMCMSRATLYRKITSITGSSPSDFVKNVRLRKAAELLKEGGLSIAEIADKVGFNTPSYFTKSFKKLFGVLPTQYK; encoded by the coding sequence ATGAAAAACATAGGAAGGATATTATTACCAATCATTATTTTGTTATTGACTGTGCGGATAAATGCCGTTCCGGTCAAAGCATTTGATATGATAGTAAGAAGCCTTCCTAATTCGGAACAGTTGCCGACCAAAGAATTGCTTTGTATTTTCCAGGATTCGGAAGGATATATGTGGTATGGTACTGAGGGGGGAGGCTTGTGCCGTGATGATGGATATATAGTGAAAGTATTCCGTTCTGATTTCAAGAATCCGGGAGTCTTGGAAAACAACAGTGTGACGTGTATTACTGAAGACAGTGAAGGGAAAATATGGTTTGGAACGAAGCGTGGTGTCTATATTTTGTCAAAAACAGATTATGAGATAAGGGCACTTGCTGATGAAACGATAAAGAGTTGGACTATAACTACAATGACAGCGACGTCTGATGGTATGATCTGGATTTCGACTAACAGGCACTTGTTTCGATACAATGCGTTAGGGGAAAGAACTGGAAAATACATTCTTACATGGAAAGGACAGGAGAATACCGTCAATTCTATTTATGAGGATAAGAAAAAGAAAGTTTGGGTAACTCAAGCAAAAGGTGGGCTTTTTTGCTATGATAAGGTAAAGGACTCTTTTATTTCATATCCTTGGCCCTATGAAGAGTATCCCACAAGCATGACGGAAGATCATAACACCCCGTATTATTGGGTTACTACTTGGGGAAAAGGTATTGTACGTTTTGATCCCAAGGCACAGGATACAGACAAAATGTTTGGATTGCAAACAGTGGATAATGCGTCTTCTAACTCCGATACCCGAAAGCTTCATCATATCATACAAGATTCTGTTAAGGGATATTTGTGGGTGACTGCGGCAGATAACTTATATGCCTATAAAATAACGGCCGATGCATCTTTGGATAAGGTAGATCTCTCTCGTTTATTATCAGCTGACAGGAAAATCCTCACAAAGATTCTTTCCGATCAATCCGGAAACTTATGGGTGACAGGTTATTATCCTTCTTCTTTCATTATTTCTTTTCTTCCTAATGAAGTGCTTCCTTTGTCTATGGAAGGGGTAAAGCAAAATTTGGGGGTAATCGCGTCTCCTATGCAGTTTTCTCAAGAGAAAAATTATTATTGGATCAGGCAAAAGAAATTGGGACTATATGCTTATGATCCCCAGAGAGATCGTATATCTGTTGTTGAGAATGACAGGGAGCTCTCTTTTTTCTTTGAGAGGCCATCGGACAGAGAGGGACTCTATATGGTAAGGGATCATTCGGTAATTTTAATTCGGTATAAAGAGAACCGGCTTTTTGAATCCATCGTATGTGCCATACCCATTAAACAAGGTGAGCGTATCCGTGCTTTGCATGATGACCACCATGGAAATCTTTGGATAGGGACTACTTACCATTTATTTCGGTATAGCTTGGAGGAAGACCGATTGACTACAGTTTGTGATGATGTTAGTTTTATAAATGCTATCGTTTCGTCTAATGAAGGAGTTGTTTATTTTGCAACTGAAAGTAGAGGGTTGTGGAGAATTTCCGGAGAAAGCCGGTTGCAAATAAAGGATACTGGAGAAAATTATTCGGTATTGACTGTCGCTCCGGACAACAATCTTTGGGTGGGTACTAAACAGGGTAACGTGTATAGTTATTCTCCGGATACGAATGATTTTATTTCCCGGACAAAAGATTGTGGATTGACAGGGGATGCTGTTTTGGATATAAAGTCGGATGACAATGGGAATCTTTGGATTCTTACATCACAGCGGGTGATGGTCTATCATCCCGGAACACATATCTTTAATATGATGTCTTGTACTGATTCTTGGATAAATTTGGAAGATTTCCAATCATTGTATAAAGACCCTCGGGGAGAAATGAGCGTGGGTGGACGAGGTGGAATTGTGACTTTTCCTCACTATAACGAAAAAAAGAGGAGGATACCTGAGCCCGTGGTGCGTTTGACATCCATCAAAATGAATAACCTCTCTGAAATAGGAGTGGATAATCAAGAGAAAATAAGACTGTCCCCTCACGAGAGGAATGTGGAATTGTTTTTTTCAACTTTTGATCATTTGAATACAAATAAGGTAAGATATGCTTATCGTTATAAACAAAGAAACGATAAGTGGGTGACCTTGCCGGCAGGGAAAAATAGTATCGGCTTGTCTGATTTGTCAAAGGGGGAATTTGAACTGGAAGTTCGTGCTACAGATGAAAACGGACTGTGGAGTAAGAGTACATTGACGGTTATGATCCAGTGTCTGCCTGCTTGGTATGAAACAGGTTGGGCGTATTTGTTTTATGTACTTGTTGTTTTATCGGTTGTTTGGGGATTGGGCCGGATGTATATGAAATTACGGAAGCCCATTGTTGCACAGACTGTTCTGCCACTGGAACAAAATCCGGAGCAAAGGCATGAGATAGATCCATTGCCGGAAGAAGAGAAAGTAGAAGCGAATTCTATTTCAGCATCTGATGAGCAATTAATAAAGAAGGCATTGGACATGGTTGAGAAGAACCTTAGTAATCCTGAATATTCCATAGAAGATTTAAGTAGGGATATGTGCATGAGTCGTGCCACTCTTTACCGGAAGATTACATCTATCACCGGAAGTTCGCCTTCTGATTTTGTGAAGAATGTACGTCTTCGTAAAGCTGCGGAATTATTGAAAGAGGGAGGTCTTTCCATTGCTGAGATAGCTGATAAGGTTGGTTTTAATACACCTAGTTATTTCACAAAATCATTCAAGAAACTGTTTGGGGTATTGCCTACACAATATAAATAA
- a CDS encoding glycoside hydrolase 43 family protein: protein MKCILLFLSLVCSLSVSAQYCSEVWSPDNGDGTYTNPVINADYSDPDVVAVGDDYYLTASSFNCMPGLPILHSKDLVNWEIIGHALRSQFPDSVRTQHGMGVYAPSIRYHSGEFYIYWGDPDRGIFMVKTKDPAGEWEKPVMVVEGLGYIDTTPLWDEDGRCYLVNGWANSRIGFNGVLTVRELSADGTRAIGEPCIVFDGDATGNVTTEGPKFYKRDGWYWILCPAGGVAGGWQLAMRSKSPYGPYEWKRVLERGKTTMNGPHQGGWIHTKYGEDWFIHFQDKGPYGRVCHLQPVDWSSGWPVMGNAGEPYWKFRKPKSDSKTIVNPVETDEFDSSKLGMQWQWQNDYKESYGQATSMGFFRLFTYALPELGDVSNLWYVPNMLLQKTPADEFTATTKLSFCSRNSDQYVGLVCMSAEYSSVGLQRTEDGYELQIRHNPNAMRTHLTDEVLTVDTLKPTQKGTPRKGRPAEMHIKDVYLRMSIKDSKVNYAYSIDGKKWKKAGGEYAMGKGRWIGSKIGFFAVDPNKTGRKGFIDIDWFRISR from the coding sequence ATGAAATGTATTTTGTTGTTTTTATCGTTAGTCTGCTCGTTGAGTGTGAGCGCACAGTATTGTTCAGAAGTATGGTCTCCCGACAATGGGGACGGTACCTATACCAATCCTGTGATAAATGCTGATTATAGTGATCCCGATGTGGTAGCTGTAGGCGATGATTATTATCTTACAGCCAGTTCTTTTAACTGTATGCCCGGGCTACCTATTTTACACAGTAAAGACCTTGTTAATTGGGAGATAATAGGTCACGCCTTGCGTAGCCAGTTTCCTGATTCTGTGCGCACACAACATGGTATGGGTGTATATGCTCCGAGTATAAGATATCATTCAGGCGAATTCTATATCTATTGGGGAGATCCCGATCGGGGTATTTTTATGGTGAAAACCAAAGATCCTGCAGGTGAATGGGAAAAACCGGTGATGGTGGTTGAAGGTCTCGGGTATATCGATACGACTCCGTTGTGGGATGAGGATGGTCGTTGTTATCTTGTCAATGGATGGGCTAACAGTCGTATAGGTTTTAATGGTGTGCTTACTGTACGTGAATTGTCTGCTGATGGTACACGCGCCATAGGTGAGCCATGTATTGTATTCGATGGTGATGCTACAGGCAATGTTACTACCGAAGGGCCTAAGTTTTATAAGCGTGACGGCTGGTATTGGATTCTTTGTCCTGCCGGTGGTGTAGCTGGAGGCTGGCAGTTGGCTATGCGCAGTAAATCGCCTTATGGTCCATATGAATGGAAACGTGTATTGGAACGCGGAAAAACCACGATGAATGGACCTCATCAAGGTGGATGGATACATACAAAATATGGTGAAGACTGGTTTATACATTTTCAGGATAAAGGTCCTTATGGCCGCGTGTGTCATTTACAACCTGTCGATTGGAGTAGTGGATGGCCTGTTATGGGGAATGCTGGTGAGCCTTACTGGAAATTCCGTAAGCCGAAATCAGATAGTAAGACTATAGTTAATCCTGTGGAGACTGATGAGTTTGATTCATCAAAACTTGGTATGCAGTGGCAATGGCAAAATGATTATAAAGAAAGTTACGGGCAAGCTACAAGTATGGGGTTTTTCCGCCTGTTTACGTATGCATTACCTGAGCTTGGAGATGTCAGTAATCTGTGGTATGTACCGAATATGCTATTACAGAAAACACCGGCTGATGAATTTACAGCTACCACAAAGCTGAGTTTTTGTTCGCGTAATTCAGACCAGTATGTTGGTCTTGTCTGTATGTCGGCCGAATATTCGTCTGTGGGTCTGCAACGTACCGAGGACGGTTACGAGTTACAGATACGCCATAATCCGAATGCCATGCGTACTCACTTGACTGATGAGGTGTTAACTGTGGATACCTTGAAACCCACACAAAAAGGAACTCCACGTAAGGGACGTCCTGCGGAGATGCATATAAAGGATGTGTACCTACGCATGAGTATAAAAGACAGCAAGGTGAACTATGCCTACAGCATTGATGGAAAGAAATGGAAGAAGGCTGGTGGCGAGTATGCTATGGGCAAAGGACGTTGGATAGGTTCAAAAATAGGATTTTTTGCCGTTGATCCAAATAAGACCGGTCGCAAAGGATTTATTGATATCGACTGGTTCAGGATTTCCCGATAG
- a CDS encoding glycoside hydrolase family 2 protein translates to MNRQNLLILLCMLLLFPVSGQSNNREKYNFNPGWLLYIGDTPGAERTDFSDENWKKITLPRAFNEDEAFKVHIWGMTDTIAWYRKHFRLPKTAKGKKVFIEFEGVRQAADFYLNGKHIGLHENGVMAVGFDLTPFLNFGGENVIALRTDNDWRYKERSTGSLFQWNDRNFNANYGGVPKNVWLHITDKLYQTLPLYSNLQTTGTYIYASDIKVKTREAVVHAESQVRNEYGKSVHVDYEVSIYDYDGKRVSTFRGQPTTMQSGETVVLKASAPLKDLHFWSWGYGYLYDVKTTLLVNGRPVDEVVTRTGFRKTRFGEGKVWLNDRVLQLKGYAQRSSNEWPGVGMSVPPWMSDYSNGLMIEHNANLFRWMHVTPWKQDVESCDRVGVIQMLPAGDAEKDVTGRRWEQRKELMRDVIIYMRNNPSILFYESGNESISREHMVEMIAIRDQYDPYGGRAIGSREMLDIREAEYGGEMLYVNKSEHHPMIQTEYCRDEGLRKYWDEYSYPFHKQGDGPLHKGQDAGAYNQNQDRLAVEFVRRWYDLWRERPGTGRRVNSGGAKIVFSDTQTYGRGAENYRRSGVVDPLRIPKDGFFAHKVMWDGWVDVENYHTHIIGHWNYTPDVRKPVYVVSSGDAVELFVNGKSKGFGRQDYRFLFTFDSVQWEKGTIEAISYDEQHKELSRHSLQTVGEPERLKLTLMHSPQGVFADGADIAMVQVEVVDGNGERCPLANHKIKFDLQGPAEWRGGIAQAADNYVLAKELPVECGITRVMIRSTTQPGNVVLKVAAEGLASEEIAFSTQPVEVKNGLSTFFPSVGLPSRFDRGETPSSPSYKETKVDVRVADVTAGTNQRDAGKSFDDNELSEWKNDGRLNTAWITYKLERRAEIDDICIKLTGWRQRSYPLEVYAGEHLIWSGNTEKSLGYVHLMIDRPVRSDEITIRLKGATQDSDAFGQIIEVVEPKAGELDLFKAEGGKKVHNELRIVEVEFLETLNQ, encoded by the coding sequence ATGAACAGACAGAATTTACTTATTTTATTATGTATGCTTTTGCTTTTTCCCGTATCCGGACAGAGCAATAACCGTGAGAAATATAATTTTAACCCTGGATGGTTGCTTTATATCGGAGATACGCCGGGGGCGGAAAGAACGGATTTTTCCGATGAAAACTGGAAAAAAATTACTTTGCCCCGGGCTTTTAATGAAGATGAGGCATTTAAAGTACATATATGGGGAATGACGGATACTATAGCCTGGTATAGAAAACATTTCAGGCTCCCTAAGACTGCAAAAGGGAAGAAGGTCTTTATTGAGTTTGAGGGAGTACGGCAGGCGGCGGATTTCTATTTGAACGGCAAGCATATAGGATTGCATGAAAATGGGGTGATGGCGGTAGGCTTTGATCTGACTCCGTTTCTGAATTTTGGTGGAGAGAATGTGATTGCTCTCCGAACAGACAATGACTGGAGGTATAAGGAGCGTTCGACTGGAAGTTTGTTCCAGTGGAATGATAGAAATTTCAATGCCAATTATGGAGGAGTACCTAAAAATGTATGGTTGCACATTACTGATAAATTATACCAGACCTTGCCTCTATACAGTAATTTACAGACTACAGGGACTTACATCTATGCATCCGATATTAAGGTAAAGACCCGTGAGGCGGTTGTTCATGCAGAGTCACAGGTGCGGAATGAGTATGGCAAGTCCGTTCATGTGGATTATGAGGTGAGCATTTATGATTATGATGGAAAAAGGGTCAGTACATTCCGGGGACAACCGACGACAATGCAGTCCGGAGAAACAGTTGTATTGAAAGCTTCTGCACCGTTAAAAGATCTTCATTTTTGGAGTTGGGGCTATGGCTATTTATATGATGTGAAGACTACCCTGTTGGTGAATGGCCGTCCAGTGGATGAAGTTGTTACCAGGACAGGTTTCCGCAAGACTCGTTTTGGAGAAGGAAAAGTGTGGCTCAATGACCGTGTGTTGCAGTTGAAGGGATATGCGCAACGGTCCAGTAATGAATGGCCGGGAGTAGGAATGTCTGTACCGCCTTGGATGAGTGACTACTCTAACGGATTAATGATTGAGCATAATGCCAATCTTTTTCGGTGGATGCATGTCACTCCCTGGAAACAGGATGTGGAATCTTGTGACCGTGTGGGGGTGATACAGATGTTGCCTGCAGGAGATGCGGAAAAAGATGTGACCGGCAGACGTTGGGAACAACGGAAAGAGTTGATGAGGGATGTCATTATTTATATGCGTAATAATCCAAGTATTTTATTTTATGAATCGGGAAATGAATCAATCAGCCGTGAGCACATGGTTGAGATGATTGCCATACGGGATCAGTATGATCCGTACGGAGGAAGGGCGATAGGTTCCCGGGAGATGCTGGATATTCGTGAGGCTGAATATGGTGGTGAAATGCTTTATGTGAATAAAAGTGAACATCATCCTATGATTCAGACTGAATATTGTCGTGATGAGGGGTTGCGTAAATATTGGGACGAATATAGTTATCCGTTTCATAAACAGGGAGATGGTCCTTTGCACAAAGGACAGGATGCCGGAGCATATAATCAGAATCAGGACAGGCTGGCTGTGGAGTTTGTCCGACGTTGGTATGATTTGTGGCGTGAGCGTCCCGGAACAGGCCGGCGTGTCAATTCAGGAGGTGCGAAGATTGTGTTTTCCGATACGCAGACTTATGGACGTGGTGCCGAGAATTATCGCCGGAGCGGTGTGGTGGATCCGTTGAGAATCCCTAAGGATGGCTTCTTTGCACACAAGGTAATGTGGGACGGATGGGTGGATGTGGAAAACTATCATACTCATATTATTGGTCATTGGAATTATACTCCGGATGTGAGAAAACCTGTTTATGTGGTTTCATCGGGAGATGCAGTGGAACTGTTTGTAAATGGAAAATCCAAAGGTTTCGGCAGACAGGATTATCGGTTCTTGTTTACTTTTGATTCTGTGCAATGGGAGAAAGGGACGATTGAAGCCATATCTTACGATGAACAGCATAAAGAATTGAGCCGTCATTCTCTTCAAACCGTTGGAGAGCCTGAACGGTTAAAACTGACCTTGATGCATAGTCCGCAAGGCGTCTTTGCCGACGGCGCTGATATAGCTATGGTGCAGGTGGAAGTGGTGGATGGCAATGGAGAACGATGCCCGTTAGCTAATCATAAGATAAAGTTTGATTTACAAGGCCCGGCTGAATGGAGAGGAGGAATAGCACAGGCGGCAGATAATTATGTGTTGGCAAAAGAACTTCCTGTGGAATGTGGTATAACACGAGTGATGATCCGCTCGACAACGCAACCGGGAAATGTGGTGCTGAAGGTGGCTGCGGAAGGGTTGGCTTCAGAAGAAATAGCTTTCAGTACGCAGCCGGTAGAAGTTAAAAATGGCTTAAGTACCTTTTTCCCTTCCGTTGGGTTGCCTAGCCGCTTTGACCGTGGTGAAACTCCGTCCTCGCCCTCTTATAAAGAGACCAAAGTTGATGTCAGAGTGGCTGATGTTACAGCCGGAACAAATCAAAGGGATGCAGGGAAAAGTTTTGATGACAACGAATTGAGCGAGTGGAAAAATGATGGCAGGTTGAACACCGCCTGGATTACATATAAATTGGAAAGGCGTGCGGAAATAGATGATATCTGTATCAAACTGACCGGATGGAGGCAGCGTTCTTATCCGCTTGAAGTATATGCCGGAGAACACTTGATTTGGAGCGGGAACACGGAGAAAAGTTTGGGATATGTTCATTTGATGATTGACCGTCCGGTACGTTCTGATGAGATAACCATCCGTTTGAAGGGGGCTACTCAGGATTCCGATGCATTCGGCCAAATCATAGAAGTTGTGGAACCCAAGGCCGGAGAGCTTGATCTTTTCAAAGCTGAAGGAGGCAAGAAGGTACACAATGAACTCCGGATAGTTGAGGTGGAATTTTTAGAAACTTTGAATCAGTAA